CTCAGGGATCCAGCATGAAGCAAATAAATGAAGCCGATCTTTATCCCGCGGATAGAAACAACCCTACGGATGATGAAAAGCTTCTTATCAGTTGGGTTGTTTCAATCAGTTGGACAAATTCTTTTGAAACGCATTCTTGCAATTTCGCGCTTTAGAACAGATGAATGTTGTAACTAAACTCCCGGCCGCCGTGTTCTTTCACTTTCAAAAGCAACGTCTTGGCGTTCGCGGCAATGGGCAGTTCCACCGCAAACGGCGTGTCGGAAACAAGTTTCTGATTCTCCCAGACCTTGTCCGGCTTGTTGGGATCAGCGGAAAAGAGCGACACCGTCACTGTCATGTTTTTGTCGGGAACCAGCTTGCCTTTGGCAACCAGCTTCTTGCTGGCAGCATCGGGTTTGTGAAAGCAAATCGGGAAGTAAATGTCCTGCGTGCCTTTGCGCGCCGTGGCAATGCCGTCGAGCTGGTCGGGCGGCAGGCCGATCTCATTCAAGATCTTCGCAGGCCAGGTGAAGACGTTCCAATCCTTGCCAAAAGCGGGATTCCTCGGCTCCATGAAATACTCTTTGGCCAGACTGAAGATTGCGAGTTTAATATCATTCGTCGCCGTCGAGAAGAAGTGCACGGCGACTTTTTCACCCGCCGTGGTCGCGGCTTGTCCATCGCCGAGCACGAGGGAGCTCAACGTCACGGTGCCAGAGACGGGTTTCCATTTCTTGGTTTTGATGCCTTCGAAGCGGTTGCCATCGCGCAGCTTGTAGAGATGCTCGCGTTTGACCTGCGCCTGGGTGGCGCTGCTGCAAAACATGATCGCACACCAGATCGCCAGACTGAAGGCTCTTGCGGCGGTAACAGGGAGAAATGATTTCATCGCTTGCCTCGGTTTGTCAATAAAACGATGGGGATTCCCAACGGATTGAAGCAACCCAGCGGATAAAGAATAGATGGATTCAAGCGGATCGGACACCTCGAATTTCCAGTGCGGTTTTGCCAAAGTTGACGATGATGCCGACTTTCAACTTCAATGCCTTCAAACAGGACTGTATCTTGGCGATGTCATAGAAATCAATTGTATCGGTGAGAGCTTTGATGTCACAGATCATGCGATTCCCGATCAAGAGCGGCTTCATCTTGAACACACCAATGGATTCTCCTTCGTAGCTTATTTTGATTGGATAGCGGTTCTGAAATTTGATTTGCTGAAACTCGAGCTCCGCCTCGACGAGTTTCCGGCAGGTTATTTCGTCATAACCCAACCCGTGAATCTCGGATACGTTCAGGACGGCATCACGCAGTTTCGCCAGAGTGGCTCTCTCCTGCTGGGACAGGCCGTCTCGAACGTAGTCAAAATTCTCACGAACAGTCCGCGCCTTTTCTGTAAAAGGAATCCGCTCGATTTGCACTTTCTGCAATCCAAAGTTTACCAACAATCCCAATCTCATTTGCCAGAGCTTCAATTCGGAAATGATTTGCACATAGTTGGCTCTAAGGAACTTGGCTTGCAACGCTTTCAACTCCAAAATGATTTTGTCGGACACGATCAGATCTGCCTTGAATTCCCTCACTTTGCGATCCCGGTGCATAAGAATTTTTCGTGCCTCTGAAAGATATGTGATCCCTTTCCTGCCCAGACGGCGCTCGAGTGCCTTATGATAGGCGTTTTCATCATAGCCAACGCCGAGAGAATTGTGCACGTCAAAAGAACATCCAATAAGCTCATGCGTCAAGTCTTCATAAATAAGCGCCATGTTCTTCCCCTCCAATCTTTGCTTTTCATCAGCCGGGTTGTTTCAATCCGTTGGCCCAAGCTTTTTGCTTTTCATCCGCTGGGTTGTTTCAATCCGTTGGCCCAATTCTTCAACGGACTGCTCACACACGTTATGCTGTTATTCAAATTCGCGCATTCAATAAACCTCCGCGGTTTTGAGCCATGCTGCAATCCCCGCCGGGGTTTGCCACAGCCGCGCCGTGCCGTCGGCGGAGGCCGTGATGATTTGCCGGCCGTTGTTCGAGAAGGCCGCAGAATAGACCGGGCCTTGGTGTCGAAACGTCATCAGCGTGTCGCCGGTGATCGACCACAACCTCGCCTTGGCATCAT
This candidate division KSB1 bacterium DNA region includes the following protein-coding sequences:
- a CDS encoding GxxExxY protein; translation: MALIYEDLTHELIGCSFDVHNSLGVGYDENAYHKALERRLGRKGITYLSEARKILMHRDRKVREFKADLIVSDKIILELKALQAKFLRANYVQIISELKLWQMRLGLLVNFGLQKVQIERIPFTEKARTVRENFDYVRDGLSQQERATLAKLRDAVLNVSEIHGLGYDEITCRKLVEAELEFQQIKFQNRYPIKISYEGESIGVFKMKPLLIGNRMICDIKALTDTIDFYDIAKIQSCLKALKLKVGIIVNFGKTALEIRGVRSA